The genome window AGTAACTCTGAATGTAATAATTGTATTACCCTATTCGATAATATAAAGAGGGAGAtcgaaattattaatttgttgattGAGCAGGACCTGCAAAATAtgatcttattttttccttttaatttcaatcatatatacttcttttaatttttaatgtagtGGAATCACATGAGATTTGTGTGGGTAAACACCCctcaatttaatttgataagttACATTTAAATATCTTgaatttttgtgttttgttccttctaatttattatatttgaagCTGTTACTCTGCAATTTATCACTATCCAATAACACCAGTTGTCCCATTAACCCAAGTCTCGGACCCGCCACTATCTATCATTAAGAATATGATTATATTAAATACAGAAAAGattattaacttaataaaaaaCAGTAAAAGACGAATGGATTCCCTTGTATAAAAGGACTCGTTAATGATACATGTATCCTATCACAAAGACTAAAATTACTCTAGGAGTCTAGGTTGTGTGTTTTAGTGTTCAGAATTGTAGAAATCTTGCGCATGGATGGTTGGTGGTGTGGACTTCAGTCAACACTAAGCAAGTTAGACTAGTCCAATGTTTTTAGTCGAGGCAATGAGCTATGCATGTTAAACTTCGATCCCAGTCTggaacaaaattacaaaattaatatttatttattttgagtcTTACATTTGACGTGTCACACCGAAGAGGTTGAGTGTAAGGAGCAGCAATGCTGAGAGAAAAGGATGAGAAGTTTGCAAATCAAAATACACAAGGTGAAATAATAGTTGAAATAATTCCAAGCCGgaccaagaaaagaaataacaatATTCTTGGATTTCATGCGAAGTCAGAAACAGCAAAACAAATGGAGCAGCTAAGCGAACTAGGGACTGATTCCTTGGTTAAAGCTAGAGAAAGTTCTTTGTTCTTTTGCGCAAGTAAGTCATATAGGCCGAATATATTAGTGTCAGCGAGTTGCCATTGCTTGTCAATGGTAATGTTTCACTAAGAAAATTTACAAAATGGATGCTGTAGTCAAATTATCAACCAGAGCTTCATGCCATTGGCCGGGAATAAACTCCAACATCACAAAGAGGCTAGCCATCAGGCTCCCGCCCAGCAGAACAAAATGCAACTTGCACTTACACAAGATGGAGATACAACGACACAGCATCAAGAAGAATGTCCTAAACAAATCTTGGGATAGAAATAGAGTTTTAGCCATGGCATCAAAAAGGGACCCCAAATCTCAGCAAAATTCTCTCTCTCCAGCAGATACAGTAGAGCAGTACTACACTAGCATTAATGATAAAGACCTGCGACAATTGGATGAGTGCATATCCGAAGATGCTTGCTTTGATGACTATGCCTTCACCAAACCATTCCAGGGAAAAAAGGTTTGTTTCTGAACCATACTTCCTACCAAGGGTTGATTGCATACGGTAAATACTACGTAGTCTAAAAATAACATTGCAGGAAGTAATACGCTTCTTAGAACAGCTTACTCATTGCATGGGCCGGAATGTGACATTCAGACTGAAACATATATACGAGGGAGATGATTTAACTGCCGTAGCGAGCTGGCACTTGGGTCATATTTCTTTCCTAGATTCATTAATTTTCTCCTTATTGTTCGGTGTTTCTTAAGAAACATTATCAATTTTTGTCGTATGGTATGGCAGAATGGAACGAGAAACAAATCCCATTCACCAGAGGTTGCACCTTCTTCAAGTTATCAAAATTAGGAAAGAACCTGGTCATCTGGTACGTAGCAAAACGATCAAATTCCCAAAAGTCTTTGATTTGTGTTAAACATATGCTCACAATAAAAGTATATTCAGGAACGCTGAGGTATTAATTGAATCACCTATCAAACCAGGAAGCATAGTTTTGGTAACTCCGAAAACgccaagtattttttatttttatgataatgaaAGCTTCTTCGTTTTTTTTCCCCTTCCTTTATGCACAATCATCAATATCTGATAATCCTATGGTACTTTTCTTTTCGTTTGGATATGTTCAATTGGCGTttcctcttgagaaattcagacCCTATTGAAAAACGTGACTTCAATATTTGATGACTTTCCGAAAGTAACCGAGTGTAAGTCACATTCCTAGATTTTACATTTCCTTTTAACAATCTCAAAATTTCCACTAACATATACTAACATGTACAGTGCGTGTTCCTGCAGGGTTCTTAAGAAGTCCTAATGTAATACTAACATGGATATTGAGAGTTTACAATATATTTGTCGCGCCTTGGCTACATCCACTCCTAGAAGGCTACATAAAGCTATGGGGCTTCTTTGTTCGATTGCTCAACTCTGTAATCACtgt of Glycine soja cultivar W05 chromosome 1, ASM419377v2, whole genome shotgun sequence contains these proteins:
- the LOC114425040 gene encoding uncharacterized protein LOC114425040, with the protein product MDAVVKLSTRASCHWPGINSNITKRLAIRLPPSRTKCNLHLHKMEIQRHSIKKNVLNKSWDRNRVLAMASKRDPKSQQNSLSPADTVEQYYTSINDKDLRQLDECISEDACFDDYAFTKPFQGKKEVIRFLEQLTHCMGRNVTFRLKHIYEGDDLTAVASWHLEWNEKQIPFTRGCTFFKLSKLGKNLVIWNAEVLIESPIKPGSIVLTLLKNVTSIFDDFPKVTEWFLRSPNVILTWILRVYNIFVAPWLHPLLEGYIKLWGFFVRLLNSVITVVIFISKTFFK